A genomic region of Leptospira mtsangambouensis contains the following coding sequences:
- a CDS encoding HD domain-containing phosphohydrolase — MEINHKPKVLIIDDEATNLQILNEILQKDYQLLFAKDGNKGIELTISEEPELILLDVMMPEMTGHDVCKILKSNEKTKYIPVIFVTALSDIEDEEKGFQLGAVDYITKPVSPPIVKARIKNHLSLVNVNEVKTTRLQIVQRLGMASEYKDNETGMHVIRMSHYSQTLALAFGYSSEQAEEILNAAPMHDVGKIGIPDFIIQKPGKLSPEEWEMMKRHPEIGAEIIGDHHSSLLKLARSIAITHHEKFDGTGYPYQLKGENIPLEGRIIAIADVFDALTTVRPYKKAWEVDAAIEFLKQESGKHFDPVLVQKFITVLPKILEIKNQWPEEMEMQKSKDSK; from the coding sequence GTGGAAATAAATCATAAACCGAAGGTTTTGATCATTGATGATGAAGCGACAAACTTACAAATACTCAATGAAATTTTACAGAAAGACTACCAGCTTTTATTTGCCAAAGATGGAAACAAAGGAATTGAACTTACCATTTCTGAAGAACCTGAACTCATTTTGCTTGATGTGATGATGCCAGAGATGACTGGCCATGATGTATGCAAAATTCTAAAATCGAATGAAAAAACAAAATATATCCCTGTGATTTTTGTCACTGCACTGAGCGATATCGAAGATGAAGAAAAAGGATTTCAGTTAGGTGCTGTTGATTATATCACAAAACCAGTAAGCCCTCCCATTGTAAAAGCCCGGATCAAAAACCATCTTTCGCTTGTCAACGTAAATGAAGTAAAGACCACCCGCTTACAGATTGTTCAACGTTTGGGTATGGCATCTGAATATAAAGACAATGAAACGGGAATGCATGTGATTCGTATGAGTCATTATTCTCAAACCCTAGCTCTTGCTTTTGGTTACAGCTCTGAACAAGCAGAAGAAATTCTGAATGCAGCACCTATGCACGATGTTGGTAAAATTGGAATTCCTGATTTTATCATTCAAAAGCCGGGGAAACTAAGTCCAGAAGAATGGGAAATGATGAAACGCCATCCAGAGATAGGAGCTGAAATCATTGGAGATCATCATTCGAGTCTTTTGAAATTAGCTAGATCCATTGCCATTACTCATCACGAAAAGTTCGACGGAACAGGATATCCATACCAATTAAAAGGAGAAAATATTCCTTTGGAAGGGAGAATCATTGCAATCGCTGATGTATTTGATGCTTTAACGACAGTAAGGCCATATAAAAAAGCATGGGAAGTAGATGCGGCCATTGAGTTTCTCAAACAAGAATCAGGAAAACATTTTGATCCTGTTTTAGTACAAAAATTCATTACAGTTTTGCCAAAAATTCTAGAGATCAAAAACCAATGGCCCGAAGAAATGGAAATGCAGAAAAGTAAAGATTCGAAATGA
- a CDS encoding class II aldolase/adducin family protein, producing the protein MKSSTTKKLNPKSETQTDAEELNHLWHRLDTKGLLQSHKADLSFRLPGKGSFLLIHRGEGKKSKVEIGEFPIENPTAAIKIQSKDEATLNQIRFHASLYSLRSDIGAIASFQPEWSSLLKTLDHPLPLVFDEQCRQLGAPVSPIPKRIDGTVETSSIVLGGANAFLDEEAVVITSVTREKAIYNCELIEKCSKAYLLAHSTGSPIRNIPWWVRFIAKSRLLKDEKKASIAYARGERPTGFKAY; encoded by the coding sequence ATGAAATCATCTACTACCAAAAAACTAAATCCAAAATCTGAAACACAAACTGATGCAGAAGAATTAAATCATTTATGGCACCGCTTAGATACAAAAGGTTTATTACAATCTCATAAAGCCGATCTATCCTTTCGTCTTCCGGGCAAAGGAAGTTTTCTTCTCATCCATAGAGGGGAAGGAAAAAAATCAAAAGTGGAAATTGGCGAATTCCCCATTGAAAATCCAACCGCAGCGATCAAAATCCAGTCCAAGGACGAAGCGACTCTCAATCAAATTCGCTTCCATGCAAGTTTATATTCTTTAAGATCTGATATTGGGGCCATCGCTTCGTTTCAGCCAGAATGGAGTTCTTTACTAAAGACACTAGACCATCCTCTCCCATTAGTATTCGATGAACAGTGCCGCCAATTAGGAGCACCGGTCTCTCCCATTCCCAAACGAATTGATGGAACTGTAGAAACAAGTTCCATTGTCCTCGGAGGAGCCAACGCCTTTTTGGATGAAGAGGCAGTGGTCATCACGAGTGTCACTCGAGAGAAAGCCATATACAATTGTGAGTTGATTGAAAAATGTTCAAAAGCTTATCTTTTAGCTCACTCCACAGGAAGTCCGATCAGAAACATTCCTTGGTGGGTACGTTTCATTGCAAAAAGTAGACTACTCAAAGATGAAAAAAAAGCAAGCATTGCTTACGCCCGTGGTGAAAGACCAACGGGATTTAAGGCCTACTAA
- a CDS encoding GyrI-like domain-containing protein — MEQTSTHKIHLGPMVLVGITARTSNAKEMSGKGKIATLWQRFWEEGILSQIPNPLVPSEIVVAYTEFETDEHGEYTILIGTKVSSLDSLPPHLTTVSVFESDYLQVPTEWGPISEIGMNTWKKIWSEEKYRKNRSYKTDLEIYGTNAKDPNHSQFDIYLGIR, encoded by the coding sequence ATGGAACAAACTTCAACTCACAAAATTCATTTAGGACCGATGGTCCTTGTCGGGATCACAGCACGAACCTCCAATGCGAAAGAAATGTCTGGAAAAGGAAAAATTGCCACCCTTTGGCAAAGGTTTTGGGAAGAGGGGATTCTTTCCCAAATTCCAAATCCTTTGGTTCCTTCCGAAATCGTTGTGGCTTATACAGAATTTGAAACAGACGAACACGGGGAATACACCATTTTAATTGGCACGAAGGTCAGCTCTCTGGATTCCCTTCCACCTCACTTAACAACCGTAAGTGTTTTTGAGTCTGATTATCTCCAAGTTCCCACGGAGTGGGGTCCAATTTCTGAAATTGGAATGAATACTTGGAAAAAAATTTGGTCAGAAGAAAAATACCGCAAAAATCGATCTTACAAAACCGATTTGGAAATCTACGGTACCAACGCGAAAGACCCCAACCATTCCCAGTTTGATATTTACTTAGGAATTCGTTAG
- a CDS encoding class II aldolase/adducin family protein yields the protein MKDSKIETVRKAMLSACIKLADLGFLAGVGGNLAVRIDSELMAVTPSATDYYTMKPEDLCILQIKDLKMVDGTKQPTTESGIHASFFSLRPEIQVSLHTHQPLASAVSLLGLDMDIESQEGKKNIGNFVRIVSYAPSGTSFLVKAFRKRIIKETNAYLLRNHGLVCGALTLEQAIASVKLLEKEAARFLKTRIEKNPNLSQMPQEMKTQLIEAL from the coding sequence ATGAAAGATTCCAAAATTGAAACCGTAAGAAAGGCGATGCTTTCCGCCTGTATCAAGTTAGCTGATCTTGGTTTTTTAGCAGGGGTCGGTGGAAATTTAGCAGTACGGATTGATTCGGAACTGATGGCAGTCACTCCTTCAGCAACAGATTATTATACAATGAAACCAGAAGACCTTTGTATTTTACAAATCAAAGATCTCAAGATGGTAGATGGCACCAAACAACCAACAACGGAAAGTGGAATTCATGCATCTTTTTTTAGTCTGAGACCAGAAATCCAAGTGAGTTTACACACACACCAACCACTTGCAAGCGCAGTATCTTTACTTGGTTTGGATATGGATATTGAATCCCAAGAAGGGAAAAAAAATATAGGAAATTTTGTACGAATTGTATCCTATGCTCCGTCTGGAACTTCCTTTCTTGTCAAAGCATTTCGAAAAAGAATTATCAAAGAGACCAATGCTTATCTTTTGCGTAATCATGGTTTGGTTTGCGGAGCTTTGACATTGGAACAAGCAATCGCAAGTGTAAAGTTATTAGAAAAAGAAGCGGCACGTTTTCTAAAAACAAGAATCGAAAAAAATCCAAATTTATCCCAGATGCCACAAGAAATGAAAACTCAGTTAATCGAAGCTCTCTAA
- a CDS encoding SDR family NAD(P)-dependent oxidoreductase, translated as MKQTILVTGASSGIGLLIANKLHKDGHTVVGTSRNPKNHSSQVPFKMIELDITSDSSIESFGKRLFNEIPKLDVLINNAGYLVAGLAEETSIDLGKQQFETNFWGTVKITNQLLPYFRKQRSGKIITVGSFLGLIGLPTVSYYSASKHALEGYFKVLRFELRDFNIKVSMVEPMSFQTNIGNNAVRSDLQIEDYDVLRKQTAAFSKNEFSNSPTPEPVISTIVQVIHEKDPKFNFPVGAGASFILTMQHYAYKLFEGAILKKLRNAK; from the coding sequence ATGAAACAGACAATTCTCGTTACAGGCGCTTCTTCTGGAATCGGGCTTCTGATCGCAAATAAACTCCATAAAGACGGTCATACTGTGGTCGGTACAAGCCGAAATCCAAAAAACCATTCCTCCCAAGTGCCTTTTAAAATGATTGAATTGGACATTACCTCGGATAGCTCCATCGAATCCTTTGGAAAACGATTGTTTAATGAAATTCCAAAATTAGATGTTTTAATCAATAACGCGGGATATTTAGTTGCAGGTCTTGCTGAAGAGACATCGATTGATTTAGGGAAACAACAATTTGAAACTAATTTTTGGGGGACTGTGAAAATCACCAATCAGTTGTTACCCTACTTTAGAAAACAAAGATCTGGAAAAATCATAACCGTTGGATCATTTTTAGGACTGATTGGACTACCAACCGTTTCCTACTACTCCGCTTCAAAACATGCACTTGAAGGTTACTTTAAGGTTCTCCGTTTTGAACTTAGAGACTTTAACATTAAAGTAAGTATGGTGGAACCAATGAGTTTCCAAACAAATATTGGTAATAATGCGGTTCGTTCTGATTTGCAAATTGAAGATTATGATGTTTTACGCAAACAAACTGCGGCTTTTTCTAAAAATGAATTCAGTAATTCGCCAACACCTGAACCAGTGATAAGCACCATCGTTCAAGTGATTCATGAAAAAGATCCAAAATTTAATTTTCCAGTAGGCGCGGGTGCCTCCTTTATCCTTACGATGCAACATTATGCATATAAACTATTCGAAGGTGCTATCTTAAAGAAGTTGCGTAACGCTAAATAA
- a CDS encoding TetR/AcrR family transcriptional regulator, translating into MRKQTKNLSEKTEDLGRPAILVQALRELLRTESPESITYAKVCERARIPRASAYHFFPNLGALYLGLRLVHSELVSERLAKVDTSVFGSWQDYVHFLAKEAAAVVREDPALVRVVYGVRNEETMYIGKALDDKIAALALSQVAERFVLPDWPEAARKVGIAVSIIDSVFRFSYREGGEITEEMVSEAGRAAVAYLRSYLPEYLKDRK; encoded by the coding sequence ATGCGAAAACAAACCAAAAATCTTTCGGAAAAGACAGAGGACCTTGGACGGCCAGCGATCCTTGTCCAAGCTTTGCGAGAGCTTTTGCGAACCGAATCACCGGAATCCATTACCTACGCAAAGGTTTGCGAAAGAGCTCGGATTCCACGTGCTTCTGCTTATCATTTTTTTCCCAACCTGGGAGCGCTCTATCTGGGACTGCGTTTGGTGCATTCGGAATTGGTCTCCGAACGACTGGCCAAAGTAGATACTTCCGTTTTTGGCTCTTGGCAAGACTATGTACATTTTTTAGCAAAAGAAGCAGCCGCAGTGGTTCGAGAAGACCCAGCCTTGGTTCGAGTTGTTTATGGAGTTCGAAACGAAGAAACCATGTACATTGGAAAGGCTTTGGATGATAAAATCGCAGCACTTGCTTTGTCTCAAGTGGCAGAACGATTTGTACTTCCTGATTGGCCGGAGGCAGCACGAAAGGTGGGGATTGCCGTTTCAATCATTGATTCCGTCTTTCGATTTTCGTATCGTGAAGGGGGGGAAATCACAGAAGAAATGGTGAGCGAAGCGGGAAGGGCGGCAGTTGCCTATTTACGATCCTACTTACCTGAATATCTAAAAGACCGGAAATAA
- a CDS encoding winged helix-turn-helix transcriptional regulator, translated as MNHKKCTYGDFLKSGEGIATNILASRLQLLEENDLIEKLDHPDSKAKVLYQLTNKGIDLLPILVEIHLWAEKYFDIPKDLKDRMKAVKKDKETVVRALMKDLKKELTSTTEKD; from the coding sequence ATGAACCATAAAAAATGCACTTATGGTGATTTTTTGAAATCAGGAGAAGGCATTGCTACAAATATTCTTGCATCCAGGCTTCAGTTGCTCGAGGAAAATGATCTGATTGAAAAATTAGACCATCCTGATAGCAAAGCAAAAGTTCTGTATCAGTTAACGAATAAAGGAATCGATTTACTTCCTATCTTAGTGGAAATTCATCTATGGGCTGAAAAGTATTTTGATATTCCTAAAGATCTAAAAGATAGAATGAAAGCAGTAAAAAAAGATAAAGAAACAGTTGTGCGCGCTCTGATGAAAGACCTAAAAAAGGAACTGACGTCAACTACAGAGAAGGATTAG
- a CDS encoding SDR family NAD(P)-dependent oxidoreductase → MELILKNKNAIVTGGALGIGRETCLLLAKKGAHVLVSDINVEEGSRLAGEIERLGGSAEFIKCDVTIEEEIISVVETFKSRNQRLDIMVNNAGIANKPTFMHKVTTEVWNRLILMDLTSVFWCQKYATKLMLGDRIGGSIVNVASIAGLGASPSLGPYCVAKAGVIELTTTGALEVARFGVRINAVCPGWTETAILDVAGERGKDAMEKNIPMGRLGKPSEVANLITFLASEESSFITGSVYRVDGGTRS, encoded by the coding sequence ATGGAATTAATTTTAAAAAATAAAAATGCAATTGTGACTGGTGGTGCACTCGGAATCGGGAGGGAAACCTGTTTGTTACTGGCAAAAAAAGGAGCTCACGTTCTTGTTTCCGATATCAATGTAGAAGAAGGCTCTCGTCTTGCCGGGGAAATTGAACGTTTAGGTGGGTCAGCTGAATTTATCAAATGTGATGTAACAATCGAAGAAGAAATCATTTCCGTCGTTGAAACATTCAAATCTCGCAACCAAAGATTGGATATTATGGTGAACAATGCAGGAATTGCCAATAAACCTACCTTTATGCATAAAGTGACAACAGAGGTTTGGAACCGTTTGATCTTAATGGATCTAACCAGTGTATTCTGGTGCCAAAAATATGCCACAAAACTGATGCTTGGTGACCGTATCGGTGGATCCATTGTGAATGTTGCCTCCATCGCAGGGCTTGGTGCTTCTCCTTCGCTTGGACCTTATTGTGTGGCCAAAGCGGGAGTGATTGAACTGACAACCACAGGTGCCTTAGAAGTCGCACGATTTGGTGTTCGGATCAATGCGGTCTGTCCCGGTTGGACAGAAACTGCCATCCTAGATGTAGCTGGAGAAAGAGGAAAGGATGCGATGGAAAAAAATATTCCCATGGGAAGGCTTGGCAAACCATCGGAAGTGGCAAACCTCATAACGTTTTTAGCATCCGAAGAATCCAGTTTCATTACGGGATCGGTATATCGTGTGGATGGGGGAACAAGGAGTTAG
- a CDS encoding PAS domain S-box protein, whose translation MGIEFLKHFFILDADQLFFVEGTYNYWLVSLSIFISIFASWISLYMLSRFSNVENKFSRLAILFTSSLSMGGAVWSMHFIGMMSFDLCTKVTYHKSVTILSILPSFFASYFALQTLNKKKITRKELVSVGILVGAGIGFMHYMGMAAMEMRPKLMYDPYLFLVSLVVAISLAILSILIQFRLKESKLKIKTKYLTLLSGIVMGSAISGMHYTGMAAARFVLEPGQVLDQTNSDQLFLAALVGFGSIFVIGSAVVTIAFISYKDLFQNLLKSESRLRAIIETAADAIVMINTKGIIQEFNITAEQMFGWKAKEIIGKNVKILMPDPFQREHDNYLSNYLKTGEAKIIGVGRETIAIRKDGTTFPIRLAIGHTKLPQDDVFVGLISDISERIIIENALKENEEQLKSFIQNIPGVVYRCFADDHWTSIFMSDAIFTLSGYPAEDFIEPKRIRTFSEIIHPEDRSHVANLIQNAIDTSDTFVLNYRIIQKSGDIRWVLEYGGLVFDEEKKVKYLDGVILDNTDRRMIEEALIESKEKAEMAAITKTTFLANMSHEIRTPMNAIIGFTEVLLAGDLLGNQKNHLETVKNSAKSLLRLLNDVLNSAKLDRGAVELETIDFSLYSLVDQVCSAMGMEARKKGLEFQSHLDPNLEDYYKGDSLRIRQILTNLLGNAVKFTKEGLIQLEITKKDSEVLFRIQDSGIGIAEDRMEKIFDPFTQADVSMSRKFGGTGLGTTISKQLVELMKGKIWVESKLGVGTDFYFSLPLEKGVPVFELNEKIQLDLPSSKILIVDDVKQNVELIQLLMTSNGHEVEIARNGKEALDLFLVKPFDLILMDIQMPEMDGLEATRQIRTYEKKGSSRIPIIALSASVFDEDKVSAKNAGMDGFVSKPIDLQDLFSEIEKVFGNKATFKNNTSLDPNEIDFFQTRRGIRLFGSLEKYVSMLDGFFSDFRREFEDTNEFPSELGDKRAILHRIKGVSSNLGINSIAEHTLNLETKLQKETLTKLDFKNFKLIFEESYQKFVTEFAKELKTKKVSPQVIRKIPVELKDRLDSAIEKLIDSFSKGAVDQTEWSYLYNTLTDSIFSDIVSEIDSFIQEFDFENTIRNLKNLKLRIMGEG comes from the coding sequence ATGGGGATCGAATTTCTAAAACATTTTTTTATCTTAGATGCGGATCAATTGTTCTTTGTCGAAGGTACTTATAATTATTGGTTGGTTTCTCTTTCCATTTTCATTTCTATTTTTGCCTCTTGGATTTCTCTTTATATGCTCAGCCGTTTTTCAAACGTTGAGAACAAATTCTCTCGTTTGGCCATTCTATTTACATCTAGTTTATCGATGGGTGGAGCGGTTTGGTCCATGCACTTTATCGGGATGATGTCTTTTGACTTATGTACAAAAGTCACTTACCATAAATCAGTAACAATTCTTTCTATCCTTCCCAGTTTTTTTGCTTCATACTTCGCATTGCAAACGTTAAATAAAAAGAAGATAACCCGCAAAGAATTAGTTTCTGTAGGGATTTTAGTCGGAGCAGGGATTGGATTTATGCACTATATGGGAATGGCCGCAATGGAAATGCGGCCAAAGCTTATGTATGATCCGTATTTGTTTTTGGTTTCTCTTGTGGTTGCAATCTCTCTTGCGATTCTTTCTATTTTGATTCAGTTTCGTTTAAAAGAATCAAAGTTAAAAATAAAAACTAAATATTTAACATTGCTGAGTGGGATTGTGATGGGAAGCGCCATTTCTGGGATGCACTATACTGGAATGGCCGCTGCTCGATTTGTCTTAGAACCAGGTCAGGTTTTGGATCAAACAAATTCAGATCAGCTTTTTTTGGCAGCCCTTGTCGGATTTGGTAGTATTTTTGTGATTGGGTCTGCAGTTGTTACCATTGCTTTTATTAGTTATAAAGATCTTTTTCAGAACCTCTTAAAAAGTGAATCTAGGTTACGAGCGATTATTGAAACTGCTGCCGATGCCATTGTGATGATCAATACAAAAGGAATCATCCAAGAATTTAATATTACAGCCGAACAAATGTTTGGATGGAAAGCAAAAGAGATTATTGGCAAAAATGTAAAGATTTTGATGCCGGACCCTTTTCAAAGGGAACATGACAATTATCTTTCCAATTATTTAAAAACAGGGGAAGCCAAAATTATCGGTGTCGGTAGGGAAACCATTGCCATTCGAAAAGACGGAACCACATTTCCGATTCGTTTGGCCATTGGCCATACCAAACTCCCTCAAGATGATGTTTTTGTCGGATTGATCAGTGATATTTCGGAACGAATCATTATCGAAAACGCTTTAAAAGAAAATGAAGAACAACTAAAATCTTTCATTCAAAATATTCCAGGTGTTGTGTATCGGTGTTTTGCCGATGATCATTGGACTTCAATTTTTATGAGTGATGCCATCTTTACTTTATCTGGATATCCTGCAGAAGATTTTATAGAACCAAAACGGATCCGTACATTTTCCGAAATCATTCATCCTGAAGATAGAAGCCATGTAGCCAATCTCATTCAAAACGCCATTGATACCTCCGATACATTTGTTTTAAACTATCGAATCATTCAGAAGTCAGGAGACATTCGTTGGGTTCTTGAATACGGCGGACTTGTATTTGATGAAGAAAAAAAAGTCAAATATTTGGATGGTGTGATTTTAGACAACACCGATCGAAGGATGATTGAAGAAGCTCTCATTGAATCCAAAGAAAAAGCAGAGATGGCTGCCATTACCAAAACTACGTTTTTGGCAAATATGAGTCATGAAATTCGAACTCCGATGAATGCCATTATTGGATTTACTGAAGTCTTACTTGCCGGTGATTTGTTAGGAAATCAAAAAAACCATTTAGAAACTGTAAAAAATTCTGCTAAGTCATTATTGCGTCTGTTAAACGATGTTTTGAATTCAGCTAAATTAGATCGCGGTGCAGTAGAACTAGAAACAATCGATTTTTCTCTTTATTCGCTTGTTGACCAAGTTTGTTCTGCAATGGGAATGGAAGCTAGAAAGAAAGGTTTGGAATTTCAATCTCATCTCGATCCCAATCTGGAAGACTATTATAAAGGTGATAGTTTACGCATCCGTCAAATCTTAACAAACTTACTTGGCAATGCGGTTAAGTTTACAAAAGAAGGACTAATCCAACTGGAAATTACCAAAAAAGATTCAGAGGTGTTATTCCGCATTCAAGATTCAGGCATTGGGATTGCAGAGGATCGGATGGAAAAAATTTTTGATCCTTTCACCCAAGCAGATGTTTCCATGAGTCGAAAATTTGGTGGGACAGGACTTGGAACCACAATTTCAAAACAATTAGTCGAACTGATGAAAGGAAAAATTTGGGTCGAAAGTAAACTTGGTGTTGGGACTGATTTTTATTTTTCTCTTCCTTTGGAGAAGGGAGTCCCGGTTTTCGAGTTAAATGAAAAGATCCAATTGGATTTACCAAGTTCCAAAATCCTCATCGTTGATGATGTAAAACAAAACGTAGAACTCATCCAACTTCTGATGACTTCGAACGGTCATGAGGTGGAGATTGCAAGAAACGGAAAAGAAGCCTTGGATTTATTTTTAGTCAAACCATTTGATTTGATCTTAATGGACATCCAAATGCCAGAAATGGATGGATTGGAAGCCACAAGGCAAATTCGAACCTATGAGAAAAAAGGATCTTCTCGCATTCCGATCATTGCATTATCCGCAAGTGTATTTGATGAAGATAAGGTTTCGGCCAAAAATGCAGGTATGGATGGGTTTGTTTCCAAACCGATTGATCTCCAAGATTTGTTTTCAGAAATTGAAAAAGTTTTTGGGAACAAAGCAACTTTCAAAAATAATACAAGTTTAGATCCAAACGAAATAGATTTTTTTCAGACAAGGAGGGGGATCCGCCTCTTTGGTTCTTTGGAAAAATATGTTTCGATGTTAGATGGTTTTTTTTCTGATTTCCGAAGGGAGTTTGAGGATACAAATGAGTTCCCTAGTGAACTCGGTGACAAAAGAGCAATTCTACACCGAATCAAAGGTGTTTCATCAAATTTAGGAATCAATTCCATAGCTGAACACACACTTAATTTAGAAACAAAATTACAAAAGGAAACATTGACCAAGCTAGATTTTAAAAATTTTAAACTAATCTTTGAAGAGTCTTACCAAAAATTTGTAACTGAGTTTGCAAAAGAATTAAAAACAAAAAAAGTATCACCTCAAGTCATTCGAAAGATTCCTGTGGAATTGAAAGACCGGTTAGATTCAGCCATTGAAAAATTGATCGATTCTTTTTCTAAAGGTGCAGTCGACCAAACTGAATGGTCGTATTTATATAATACGTTAACGGATTCAATATTTTCTGATATCGTTTCAGAAATTGATTCTTTTATCCAAGAATTTGATTTTGAAAATACAATCCGAAATTTAAAAAATTTAAAACTTCGAATTATGGGAGAAGGTTAG
- a CDS encoding AraC family transcriptional regulator: MDYYDHIKQAIEFIEKNLREDISAEDVSKNTFQSRWHFQRVFRYVTGYSVYTYIKKRRLTEAGNDLILGKDKIIDIALKYHYTTPESFLRAFRSEYGFNPSEYRSQLEHKNFSKLEVDLLRDGIRIDGSKIKTQIVTKNEITFIGKTYRTTMQKCQNEIDIPKFWGEFIGGGFMEPIPNRVNQSLIGIYTNWDYAENFDVMIGAQVTKETKIPSGFVAYTLKPAKYMVFTVPGNQNQDILNGWKYIYGTWMPNTGYEREFSDDFDLFDDRFQSNTNPESEIYIPIK; this comes from the coding sequence ATGGATTATTATGACCATATCAAACAAGCGATTGAATTTATCGAAAAAAATCTAAGAGAAGATATTAGTGCAGAAGATGTATCCAAAAATACCTTTCAATCCAGATGGCATTTCCAACGGGTGTTTCGTTATGTGACTGGTTATTCTGTTTATACCTATATAAAAAAAAGACGTCTTACCGAGGCAGGGAATGATTTAATTTTAGGAAAAGATAAGATCATTGACATTGCATTAAAATATCATTATACAACTCCAGAATCTTTTCTTCGTGCCTTTCGATCCGAATATGGATTCAATCCATCAGAATATAGAAGTCAGTTAGAACATAAAAATTTTTCTAAATTGGAGGTGGATTTATTACGAGATGGGATTCGGATTGATGGATCAAAAATCAAAACACAGATAGTGACCAAAAACGAAATCACTTTTATTGGAAAAACATACCGAACCACCATGCAGAAATGCCAAAATGAAATCGATATTCCTAAATTCTGGGGAGAATTTATCGGCGGTGGTTTTATGGAACCAATCCCCAACCGAGTGAATCAATCTTTAATTGGTATTTACACAAACTGGGATTATGCGGAAAATTTTGATGTGATGATTGGGGCACAAGTCACAAAGGAGACAAAAATTCCTTCTGGATTTGTCGCATATACATTAAAACCAGCAAAGTATATGGTGTTTACTGTCCCCGGAAACCAAAACCAAGACATCCTGAATGGTTGGAAATATATCTACGGAACTTGGATGCCAAACACTGGGTATGAAAGAGAATTTAGCGATGATTTTGATTTGTTTGATGACCGGTTCCAATCAAATACAAATCCAGAATCAGAAATTTATATCCCTATTAAATAA